One stretch of Haladaptatus sp. R4 DNA includes these proteins:
- a CDS encoding CHRD domain-containing protein, protein MTHRRNVLKTGATLGVGMGALGTSVGSAQTTTRMTGSPSFSTGEMTGKNQPKNVETNANGVAMFMQAGENVRYVLLVSKLEDVTEAHIHMGKRGQSGSVVVWLYPSPKSTEGRQFSGEFNGVLASGTFDSSDLVGPLKNEPLTQLASVIETGEAYVNVHTKQNPEGEIRGQISPVSNAEAKFKEALDVSTGNGLGIQRSVSLQIQQS, encoded by the coding sequence GGTCGGGATGGGAGCGCTCGGAACCAGCGTCGGGTCCGCGCAGACGACCACACGGATGACCGGCAGTCCGTCGTTCAGCACGGGCGAGATGACGGGCAAAAATCAACCGAAGAACGTCGAAACGAACGCCAACGGAGTGGCGATGTTCATGCAAGCCGGGGAGAACGTCCGGTACGTCCTGCTCGTCTCCAAACTGGAGGACGTCACGGAGGCGCACATCCACATGGGGAAGAGAGGGCAGAGCGGGTCCGTCGTCGTCTGGCTATATCCGAGTCCGAAATCGACCGAGGGACGACAGTTCTCCGGCGAGTTCAACGGCGTGCTCGCGTCCGGAACGTTCGATTCGAGCGACCTCGTCGGGCCACTGAAGAACGAACCGCTAACACAGCTAGCGAGCGTCATCGAGACCGGGGAGGCGTACGTCAACGTTCACACGAAACAGAATCCCGAAGGGGAGATTCGGGGGCAGATTTCGCCGGTCTCGAACGCCGAGGCGAAATTCAAGGAGGCGCTCGACGTGAGCACGGGCAACGGTTTGGGAATCCAGCGCTCCGTGAGTCTGCAGATACAACAGTCGTAA
- a CDS encoding 1,4-dihydroxy-2-naphthoate polyprenyltransferase — MNDTATDVSRKQAWLMAARPHTLPAAAAPVIVGIGLALHEKQFAPLPALAAFVGAALIQIGTNFANDYYDAVKGVDTDERTGFTRVTQSGLIAPNEVKRAMYGTFLLAIVVGVYLVYVGGLPILVIGLASVISGIAYAGGPFPLGSHGLGDLFVFVFFGVIAVMGTFYVQAASLVAAPFPLAIPGGTVTMTAFLASLPVAAISTNILVVNNVRDLENDRKAGKKTLAVLIGYRASRGEFIGMLALSYLVPIYFATTSAFGFAVLLPLITVPYAAMITRTMLTKTSGEALNPALEQTGKLLAAHAVCFAIGMTV, encoded by the coding sequence ATGAACGATACGGCCACAGACGTCTCTCGGAAGCAGGCGTGGCTGATGGCGGCGCGGCCACACACCCTTCCGGCGGCCGCCGCGCCCGTCATCGTGGGCATCGGGCTTGCGCTTCACGAGAAGCAGTTCGCGCCGCTTCCGGCGCTCGCGGCTTTCGTCGGCGCGGCGCTGATCCAGATCGGGACGAACTTCGCCAACGACTACTACGACGCCGTGAAGGGCGTCGATACCGACGAACGGACGGGATTCACCCGCGTGACACAGTCGGGGCTCATCGCGCCGAACGAGGTCAAACGGGCGATGTACGGCACCTTCCTGCTCGCCATCGTCGTCGGGGTCTACCTCGTCTACGTCGGCGGATTACCGATCCTCGTCATCGGCCTCGCGAGCGTCATCAGCGGCATCGCCTACGCTGGCGGGCCGTTTCCGCTCGGCTCACACGGACTGGGTGACCTGTTCGTCTTCGTCTTCTTCGGCGTCATCGCCGTGATGGGGACGTTCTACGTGCAGGCCGCGAGCCTCGTCGCCGCGCCGTTCCCGCTCGCCATTCCGGGGGGAACCGTCACGATGACCGCGTTCTTGGCGAGCCTCCCAGTCGCGGCCATCTCGACGAACATCCTCGTCGTCAACAACGTCCGTGACTTGGAGAACGACAGGAAAGCGGGCAAGAAGACGCTGGCGGTGCTCATCGGCTACCGTGCGAGTCGCGGCGAGTTCATCGGTATGCTCGCCCTTTCCTACCTCGTCCCCATCTACTTCGCGACCACGTCGGCGTTCGGTTTTGCCGTCCTCCTCCCGCTCATCACGGTTCCGTACGCCGCGATGATCACCCGGACGATGCTCACGAAGACGTCGGGCGAGGCGCTCAATCCGGCACTCGAACAGACCGGAAAACTGCTGGCCGCCCACGCGGTCTGTTTCGCCATCGGTATGACGGTATGA
- a CDS encoding ABC transporter permease, translated as MTSFGRVRSEAGAAWRSFLRRRTAVFFTFFFPVILILIFAVLVQTNPGSGGSGGLFSKPPAYYLPGYLAVVVLFTPLSRVGSSVSRHRESNRFEKLSTTPLTRAEWLLAHTLVNVVIIGLAGVIILVLMTLVTSTGVSLATLPAVAVFIALAVALFCGLGSLLGSYAGSSDGVIAASNAIALPLLFLSDTFVTPDLLPSWFRPIMNISPLTYFARGVRTLTYSHGAVGGDLVVLAALAVLFFLAGSYAIPETD; from the coding sequence ATGACGTCGTTCGGTCGCGTCCGGTCGGAGGCCGGTGCGGCGTGGCGGTCGTTCCTCCGCCGTCGCACCGCCGTGTTCTTCACGTTCTTCTTCCCGGTCATCCTCATCCTCATCTTCGCGGTGTTGGTGCAGACCAATCCGGGTTCGGGCGGTTCGGGCGGCCTGTTCTCGAAACCCCCGGCGTACTACCTGCCGGGCTACCTCGCCGTCGTCGTGCTGTTCACACCGCTCTCGCGCGTCGGGAGTTCGGTCTCCCGGCACCGCGAGTCGAACCGCTTCGAGAAGCTGTCGACCACGCCGCTCACCCGTGCCGAGTGGTTGCTCGCACACACGCTCGTCAACGTCGTCATCATCGGCCTCGCGGGCGTCATCATCCTCGTGCTGATGACCCTCGTGACGAGCACGGGCGTCTCCCTCGCCACGTTGCCCGCCGTCGCGGTCTTCATCGCGCTCGCGGTCGCGTTGTTCTGCGGCCTCGGCTCCCTGCTGGGGAGTTACGCCGGGTCCTCGGACGGCGTCATCGCCGCCAGCAACGCCATCGCCCTGCCGTTGTTGTTCCTCTCGGACACGTTCGTCACGCCGGACCTCCTGCCGTCGTGGTTCCGTCCCATCATGAACATCTCGCCGCTGACGTACTTCGCGCGCGGCGTCCGAACCTTGACGTACTCCCATGGGGCCGTCGGCGGTGACTTGGTCGTCCTCGCCGCCCTCGCCGTGTTGTTCTTCCTCGCCGGGTCCTACGCCATCCCGGAGACGGACTGA
- a CDS encoding ABC transporter ATP-binding protein — protein sequence MSDALVAENVRKEYGDTVALNGVSLSVGAGEVFALIGPNGAGKTTLIRSLTGTMTPDGGSVSILGAPPGNVDKSRVGLLPQSFDPPARLSARELVAYYAGLYDGARDPDDALADVGLTDTGDTWYKNLSGGQQRRVCVAATLVNDPDILFLDEPTTGIDPAGRRALWGLVEDLADGGTTVFLTTHYMAEAEQLADRVGLLADGEIVAVGTPDSLIGEYGGESRLVVETATPRSSVEMGYTVEETESGLVFDGVTPADIGEVVTDLNSRGVEYEALTWTEPDLEDVYLRLTGAPLGPETTRRAGEAAIVGGDQ from the coding sequence ATGTCCGACGCACTCGTCGCCGAGAACGTTCGGAAGGAATACGGCGACACCGTCGCACTGAACGGTGTCTCCCTCTCGGTCGGCGCGGGCGAAGTGTTCGCGCTCATCGGGCCGAACGGGGCGGGCAAGACAACACTCATCCGGTCACTGACCGGGACGATGACTCCCGACGGCGGGAGCGTTTCCATCCTCGGTGCACCACCCGGTAACGTGGACAAGTCACGGGTGGGACTGCTTCCGCAGTCGTTCGACCCTCCTGCCCGGCTTTCGGCCCGCGAACTCGTCGCGTATTACGCGGGCCTGTACGACGGTGCCCGCGACCCCGACGACGCCCTCGCCGACGTCGGTCTCACCGACACGGGCGACACGTGGTACAAGAACCTCTCCGGAGGACAGCAACGCCGGGTCTGTGTGGCCGCGACGCTGGTTAACGACCCCGACATCCTCTTTCTGGACGAGCCAACGACCGGAATCGACCCGGCCGGACGCCGCGCGCTCTGGGGACTCGTCGAGGACCTCGCGGACGGCGGAACGACGGTCTTCCTGACGACCCACTACATGGCCGAAGCGGAACAACTGGCCGACCGGGTCGGACTCCTCGCGGACGGCGAAATCGTCGCCGTCGGAACGCCCGACTCGCTCATCGGCGAGTACGGCGGCGAGAGCCGACTCGTCGTGGAAACCGCGACCCCGCGGTCCTCCGTCGAGATGGGATACACCGTCGAGGAGACCGAATCCGGACTGGTGTTCGACGGCGTCACCCCCGCCGACATCGGGGAGGTCGTCACGGACTTGAACAGCCGCGGCGTCGAGTACGAGGCCCTGACGTGGACCGAACCGGACTTGGAGGACGTGTACCTCAGGCTGACAGGCGCACCGCTCGGGCCGGAAACCACGCGTCGTGCCGGTGAGGCCGCCATCGTCGGAGGTGACCAATGA
- the cyoE gene encoding heme o synthase, giving the protein MQDSSSGRFERALTATVVGVYLLVVVGATTSLVNAVSACPTWPACNGHWIVPFHDSKLIIAWTHRVVALVVGLLLFATTVLAFRRNSRPRVKAGIGFAAILYPIQVVLGAYAATSATTTSFADTHLIVGMAIFTGVVLALAWTLEPEESDGPVGMTFNDPDPIEEPTETGDLVGITATAYAYFRLMKPRLMWLLCLVASAGMALAAGSDTLQVSTIVATLTGGVLSIGASGTFNHVLERDVDKRMNRTADRPAATAQIPLRNAIAFGFLLAAASLAVFLSVNLLVAIFGLFAIVFYSVVYTLILKPNTVQNTVIGGLAGSLPALIGWAAVSDDIGLPALVLAGVIFLWTPAHFYNLALAYKDDYARGGFPMMPVVRGEAETRKHILLWLGATLLASGVLATVTTLGWLYALTTIVFGAVFLVAVVQLHRERDDKAAFRSFHASNAYLGALLLAIVVDALVL; this is encoded by the coding sequence TTGCAGGATTCCTCATCTGGACGGTTCGAACGTGCACTGACAGCGACCGTTGTCGGCGTCTATCTCTTGGTCGTCGTCGGTGCGACGACCTCGCTCGTCAACGCCGTCTCCGCGTGCCCGACGTGGCCCGCCTGCAACGGCCATTGGATCGTTCCGTTCCACGATTCGAAACTCATCATCGCGTGGACCCATCGCGTGGTCGCGCTCGTCGTCGGCCTGCTGTTGTTCGCCACGACCGTGTTGGCGTTCCGTCGTAACTCTCGACCGCGCGTGAAGGCGGGAATCGGATTCGCCGCGATACTCTACCCGATACAGGTCGTCCTGGGCGCGTATGCGGCCACCTCCGCGACGACGACTTCGTTCGCCGACACTCACCTAATCGTCGGCATGGCGATTTTCACCGGCGTCGTCCTCGCGCTCGCGTGGACGCTCGAACCCGAAGAGTCGGACGGTCCGGTCGGTATGACGTTCAACGACCCGGACCCCATCGAGGAACCGACCGAAACCGGCGACCTCGTCGGCATCACGGCGACCGCGTACGCCTACTTCCGCCTGATGAAACCGCGTTTGATGTGGTTGCTCTGTCTCGTCGCCTCGGCGGGGATGGCGCTCGCGGCCGGATCCGATACGTTACAGGTGAGCACCATCGTCGCCACGCTCACCGGCGGCGTCCTCTCCATCGGCGCGAGCGGGACGTTCAACCACGTCCTCGAACGCGACGTAGACAAGCGGATGAACCGCACCGCGGACCGCCCCGCCGCGACGGCACAGATTCCGCTTCGAAACGCCATCGCCTTCGGCTTTCTGCTGGCCGCCGCGTCGCTGGCCGTCTTCCTCTCGGTGAACCTGCTCGTCGCCATCTTCGGCCTGTTCGCCATCGTGTTCTACAGCGTGGTGTACACGCTCATCCTGAAGCCGAACACGGTGCAGAACACCGTCATCGGCGGGTTGGCCGGGTCGCTCCCGGCGCTCATCGGTTGGGCCGCCGTCTCCGACGATATCGGTCTGCCCGCGCTGGTGCTGGCCGGTGTAATCTTCCTGTGGACGCCCGCCCACTTCTACAACCTCGCGCTGGCGTACAAGGACGACTATGCGCGCGGTGGATTCCCGATGATGCCCGTCGTTCGCGGCGAGGCCGAAACCCGAAAACACATCCTGCTGTGGTTGGGCGCGACGCTGCTCGCCTCGGGCGTCCTCGCCACGGTGACGACCCTCGGTTGGTTGTACGCGCTCACGACCATCGTGTTCGGGGCGGTCTTCCTGGTCGCGGTCGTTCAACTCCACCGCGAACGCGACGACAAGGCGGCGTTCCGCTCGTTCCACGCGTCGAACGCCTATCTCGGGGCGCTGTTGCTCGCCATCGTCGTCGATGCACTCGTACTATGA
- the coxB gene encoding cytochrome c oxidase subunit II produces the protein MDSKRMGLIATLGAMFLALAVDPVAAYNSTTDSLIRTLNKQLLYAAIPISILVEGILFYTVWKFRNNDDPKPTKENRRLEITWTVATAIVLLFVGVASYGVMANEYVTVTPKDTMQKEPNAVSVDVIGQRYFWTYNYPEHNITGSSDLYIPKDRPVYFNVTSTDWIHSFHVPKLGLKQDAIPGENNTIKTKVTKEGTYQVYCAEYCGSGHSVMLSKVHVVSNAKYEKWLKQQEKKNSGGSSSGNGGNNSSSSGGNNSTAGGNNSSSGNSTAGGNNSSA, from the coding sequence ATGGATTCCAAGCGGATGGGACTCATCGCGACCCTCGGCGCGATGTTCCTCGCACTCGCTGTCGACCCTGTAGCGGCCTACAATTCGACGACAGATTCCCTGATTCGGACGCTCAACAAGCAGTTGTTGTACGCGGCAATCCCCATCTCGATCCTCGTCGAGGGGATCCTCTTCTACACCGTCTGGAAGTTTCGCAACAACGACGACCCGAAACCGACGAAGGAGAACCGACGGCTCGAAATCACGTGGACGGTCGCAACCGCAATCGTCCTCCTCTTCGTCGGGGTCGCATCCTACGGCGTCATGGCGAACGAGTACGTCACGGTGACGCCGAAGGACACGATGCAAAAGGAACCGAACGCGGTCAGCGTCGACGTCATCGGTCAGCGCTACTTCTGGACCTACAACTACCCCGAGCACAACATCACGGGTTCATCGGACCTCTACATCCCGAAGGACAGGCCGGTGTACTTCAACGTCACGTCGACCGACTGGATACACTCGTTCCACGTTCCCAAACTCGGGTTGAAACAGGACGCGATACCGGGCGAGAACAACACCATCAAGACGAAAGTCACGAAGGAAGGCACGTATCAGGTGTACTGTGCTGAGTACTGTGGCTCCGGTCACTCGGTCATGCTGAGCAAGGTGCACGTCGTCTCGAACGCCAAGTACGAGAAGTGGCTGAAACAGCAGGAGAAGAAGAACTCCGGCGGAAGTTCGAGCGGCAACGGAGGGAACAACAGTTCGAGCAGCGGCGGTAACAACAGCACTGCGGGTGGCAACAACAGTTCGAGCGGTAACAGTACTGCGGGCGGCAACAACTCGTCGGCGTAA
- a CDS encoding heme-copper oxidase subunit III, producing MTVTDDSTEEHGHHLPAVEDWPKGFGEASWWPIITVLGASGFYVGAALYILGHGGDTMVGPNIGPIVFICAAAVFLSGLYGWVYHAFVKHFWSKESSGSPKLRFGMIMFLCTEIATFGAGFVYYFFIRVGTWPPKIGEVPEVVSTLVIVNTVLLVASSITLHWAHSELRKNNRSRFIAGLATTLVLGALFLAGQVYEYYDFIVEKGFTFTGGVFNSAFFGLTGLHGLHVTMGAVLLTIVLVRSLYGQYSADRHVSVSTVSMYWHFVDAVWIFLVVVIYFGAEINF from the coding sequence ATGACGGTAACGGACGATTCGACAGAGGAGCACGGCCATCACCTCCCGGCCGTCGAGGACTGGCCGAAAGGCTTCGGCGAGGCGTCGTGGTGGCCGATCATCACGGTACTCGGCGCATCAGGGTTCTACGTCGGTGCCGCACTGTACATTCTGGGACACGGCGGGGACACCATGGTCGGGCCGAACATCGGCCCCATCGTGTTCATCTGTGCCGCCGCGGTCTTCCTCAGCGGACTGTACGGGTGGGTGTATCACGCCTTCGTCAAGCACTTCTGGAGCAAGGAGTCATCCGGCTCGCCGAAGCTACGCTTCGGGATGATAATGTTCCTCTGCACCGAAATCGCGACGTTCGGTGCCGGGTTCGTCTACTACTTCTTCATCCGGGTCGGTACGTGGCCCCCGAAGATCGGAGAGGTTCCCGAAGTCGTGAGTACATTGGTCATCGTTAACACGGTCCTGCTGGTCGCCAGCAGTATCACGCTCCACTGGGCGCACAGCGAACTCCGGAAGAACAACCGAAGTCGGTTCATCGCCGGTCTCGCAACGACGCTCGTCCTCGGTGCCCTGTTCCTCGCTGGACAGGTGTACGAGTACTACGACTTCATCGTCGAGAAAGGGTTCACGTTCACTGGCGGCGTGTTCAACAGCGCGTTCTTCGGCCTGACGGGTCTCCACGGCCTGCACGTTACGATGGGCGCAGTGCTCCTGACCATCGTTCTGGTCCGTTCGCTGTACGGACAGTACTCCGCGGATCGTCACGTCTCCGTGTCGACCGTCTCGATGTACTGGCACTTCGTGGACGCGGTGTGGATCTTCCTCGTCGTCGTGATCTACTTCGGCGCCGAGATAAACTTCTGA
- a CDS encoding DNA-directed RNA polymerase subunit L: MELRVIEKSDTELRIEIGGEDHTFMNVLKGALLETEGVAAATYDLNPEQSGGQTDPLLTVKTEDGVDPIDALEAGAQNVKDKTGAFREAFTSA, translated from the coding sequence ATGGAACTGCGGGTTATCGAGAAAAGCGATACGGAACTCCGGATCGAAATCGGGGGCGAGGACCACACCTTCATGAACGTGTTGAAGGGTGCACTCCTCGAAACCGAGGGCGTCGCGGCGGCGACCTACGACCTGAACCCCGAGCAGTCGGGTGGACAGACTGACCCCCTCCTCACCGTCAAAACCGAGGACGGGGTCGACCCCATCGACGCCTTGGAGGCCGGTGCACAGAACGTCAAAGACAAGACGGGCGCGTTCCGCGAAGCGTTCACGAGCGCCTGA
- the hisF gene encoding imidazole glycerol phosphate synthase subunit HisF, giving the protein MTLTKRIIPCIDVDLDDDGNPAVYTGVNFEDLQYTGDPVEMARQYNEAGADEFVFLDITASADGRETMLNVVNSVADEVFIPLTVGGGIRTREDIKETLRAGADKVSINTAALERPELVTEGATAFGSQCIVISVDARRRFDEEGEHYERVDGESCWFECTVKGGREGTGIDVVEWAREAESRGAGELFVNSIDADGTKDGYDVPLTKAVCDSVSTPVIASSGCGGPEDAYEVFTDANADAALAASIFHFGEYSIREVKEYLADRDVPVRM; this is encoded by the coding sequence ATGACTCTCACCAAGCGGATCATCCCGTGTATCGACGTGGACTTGGACGACGACGGGAACCCGGCGGTGTACACCGGCGTCAACTTCGAGGACTTACAGTACACGGGCGACCCCGTCGAGATGGCGCGCCAGTACAACGAGGCGGGCGCGGACGAGTTCGTCTTCCTCGACATCACGGCCAGCGCCGACGGCCGCGAGACGATGTTGAACGTCGTCAACTCGGTGGCCGACGAGGTGTTCATCCCGCTGACCGTCGGCGGCGGGATTCGAACCCGCGAGGACATCAAGGAAACCCTGCGCGCCGGGGCGGACAAGGTGTCCATCAACACCGCCGCGCTGGAGCGCCCGGAACTCGTGACGGAGGGGGCGACGGCGTTCGGCAGTCAGTGCATCGTCATCAGCGTCGACGCCCGTAGGCGCTTCGACGAGGAAGGCGAACACTACGAACGTGTGGACGGCGAGTCCTGTTGGTTCGAGTGTACGGTCAAGGGCGGCCGCGAGGGAACCGGCATCGACGTGGTCGAATGGGCGAGAGAGGCCGAATCGCGCGGCGCGGGCGAACTGTTCGTCAACTCCATCGACGCGGACGGGACGAAGGACGGCTACGACGTGCCGCTGACGAAGGCCGTCTGCGATTCGGTTTCGACGCCCGTCATCGCCTCGTCGGGGTGTGGCGGCCCGGAGGACGCGTACGAGGTGTTCACCGACGCGAACGCGGACGCGGCGCTCGCGGCGTCCATCTTCCACTTCGGCGAGTACTCGATTCGGGAGGTAAAGGAGTACCTCGCGGACCGTGACGTGCCGGTTCGGATGTGA
- a CDS encoding TRC40/GET3/ArsA family transport-energizing ATPase, translating into MAEIDVEPVERIDEDVVPAGIDAPKYVLYGGKGGVGKTTMAAATALASARDGTRTLVVSTDPAHSLSDTFERDIPAEATRIREDIPLFAAEIDPDAELEEQAGMMGEGSPLGGMLGDDEDGPMGSLLGGAMPGADEAAAMQKLLEFLDDERFDRVVVDTAPTGHTLRLLELPELMDTMVGRMMSLRQRLSGMMDGVKDVFGGGADPEEGMENLDVLKERIQKLRTTLRDPSKTDFRVVMIPEEMSVFESKRLLARLEEFGIPVGTVVVNRVMENLADVTDSVDSDRFATPNLDDCEFCQQRWEVQQGALREAQDVFRGHTIKRVPLFADEVRGEEMLRVVAACLD; encoded by the coding sequence ATGGCCGAAATCGACGTGGAACCCGTCGAGCGAATCGACGAGGACGTCGTCCCCGCGGGGATCGATGCACCGAAGTACGTGTTGTACGGCGGCAAAGGCGGCGTCGGGAAGACGACGATGGCCGCCGCGACGGCGCTGGCGAGCGCGCGCGATGGAACGCGAACGCTCGTCGTCTCGACCGACCCGGCACACTCCCTGTCGGACACGTTCGAGCGCGACATTCCGGCGGAAGCGACGCGCATTCGGGAGGATATTCCCCTCTTCGCGGCGGAGATCGATCCGGACGCCGAACTGGAGGAACAGGCCGGAATGATGGGCGAAGGGAGTCCGCTCGGCGGCATGCTCGGCGACGATGAGGACGGGCCGATGGGGTCGCTCCTCGGCGGGGCGATGCCCGGGGCGGACGAGGCCGCCGCGATGCAGAAGTTACTCGAATTTCTGGACGACGAGCGGTTCGACCGCGTCGTCGTGGACACCGCGCCGACGGGACACACCCTCCGATTGCTGGAACTGCCCGAACTGATGGACACGATGGTGGGCCGGATGATGAGCCTGCGCCAGCGATTGAGCGGGATGATGGACGGCGTCAAGGACGTGTTCGGCGGCGGTGCGGACCCCGAGGAAGGGATGGAGAACCTCGACGTGCTCAAGGAACGGATTCAAAAACTCCGGACGACGCTGCGGGACCCCTCGAAAACGGACTTCCGCGTCGTCATGATCCCCGAGGAGATGAGCGTCTTCGAGTCCAAGCGCCTGCTCGCGCGACTGGAGGAGTTCGGAATCCCGGTCGGAACCGTCGTCGTCAACCGCGTGATGGAGAACCTCGCGGACGTGACCGATTCGGTCGATTCGGATCGGTTCGCCACCCCGAACCTCGACGACTGTGAGTTCTGCCAACAGCGCTGGGAGGTCCAGCAGGGCGCGCTTCGGGAAGCACAGGACGTGTTCCGCGGGCACACCATCAAACGCGTTCCGCTGTTCGCCGACGAAGTTCGCGGCGAGGAGATGTTGCGCGTCGTCGCCGCCTGTTTGGACTGA
- a CDS encoding SDR family oxidoreductase, producing the protein MAETVLITGCSSGIGREAALSFLADGWEVYATARNPADIETLGEKGCTISTLDVTKDEDVERVIGRIIDEHGHLDCLVNNAGYAQPGPVEDVPIEQVHAQFDVNVYGPLRLARAALEHMRERGKGTIINVSSAVGRVAVPGMGIYSGSKFALEGISDSLRGEVSEYDVDVVLVEPGPVDTEFYDRASDEVEGVERSGGYESFYKMYGDRQAIDGGMPGAVHPKEVADTILDAANLQHPNARYQVGTMARITEYARILPAAWLDKLYGTFSDLSTNDWVKKFFD; encoded by the coding sequence ATGGCTGAGACTGTGCTGATAACTGGCTGTTCGTCGGGGATCGGTCGGGAGGCCGCTCTCTCGTTTCTCGCGGACGGCTGGGAAGTGTACGCGACCGCCCGAAACCCCGCCGATATCGAGACGCTCGGGGAGAAGGGCTGTACCATTTCGACGCTCGACGTCACCAAGGACGAGGACGTGGAGCGCGTCATCGGGAGAATCATCGACGAGCACGGCCACCTCGACTGCCTCGTCAACAACGCGGGCTACGCTCAGCCCGGTCCCGTCGAGGACGTACCGATCGAACAGGTGCACGCGCAGTTCGACGTGAACGTCTACGGGCCGCTTCGACTGGCCCGCGCCGCATTGGAGCACATGCGCGAGCGCGGAAAAGGGACCATCATCAACGTCTCCAGCGCGGTCGGCCGCGTGGCGGTCCCCGGCATGGGAATCTACAGCGGGTCGAAGTTCGCGCTGGAAGGTATTTCGGACTCCCTCCGCGGCGAAGTCTCCGAGTACGACGTGGACGTCGTGCTGGTCGAACCCGGCCCGGTCGATACCGAGTTCTACGACCGCGCGAGCGACGAGGTCGAGGGCGTCGAGCGCTCCGGCGGCTACGAAAGCTTCTACAAGATGTACGGCGACCGGCAGGCCATCGACGGCGGCATGCCCGGCGCAGTCCACCCCAAGGAAGTCGCCGACACCATCCTCGACGCGGCGAACCTCCAACATCCGAACGCCCGCTATCAGGTCGGGACGATGGCGCGGATAACCGAGTACGCGCGTATCCTACCCGCCGCGTGGCTCGACAAACTGTACGGGACGTTCTCCGATCTCTCGACCAACGACTGGGTCAAGAAGTTCTTCGACTGA
- a CDS encoding endonuclease V — translation MTDLAHPEFVPDASLSREEMEALQYEVAETAIFEDAFDFDAGSVRAEATDEEQTHLPTGDETPATNDSPVVVGVDQAFIDDLAVSALVASRDGEVIERVHAAVETEIPYIPGLLSFREGTAILRAFEKLTVSPDLAMVDGSGRIHFRQAGIATHIGVMLDLPTVGVAKNLLCGELRDPPQGYMDAGERVPVVANSRVSAPGGTVIGYALQSRQYPNPEKRHINPLYVSSGHRVSAETTADLVWQLCAGYKLPEPTRRADAYADDVKETVDT, via the coding sequence ATGACCGACCTCGCCCACCCCGAATTCGTTCCGGACGCGTCGCTCTCGCGCGAAGAGATGGAAGCGCTCCAGTACGAGGTGGCGGAGACGGCTATTTTCGAGGACGCGTTCGACTTCGACGCGGGGAGCGTTCGTGCGGAAGCGACCGACGAGGAGCAGACGCACCTGCCGACCGGTGACGAGACGCCCGCAACCAATGACTCCCCCGTCGTCGTCGGCGTGGACCAAGCCTTCATCGACGACCTCGCCGTGAGCGCGCTCGTCGCGTCGCGCGACGGCGAGGTGATAGAGCGCGTTCACGCCGCCGTCGAGACGGAGATTCCGTACATTCCCGGACTGCTGTCGTTCCGGGAGGGAACCGCAATTTTGCGCGCCTTCGAGAAGTTGACCGTCTCGCCCGACCTCGCCATGGTGGACGGAAGCGGACGGATTCACTTCCGGCAGGCCGGAATCGCCACGCACATCGGCGTGATGTTGGACCTGCCGACCGTCGGCGTCGCCAAGAACCTGCTCTGTGGCGAGTTGCGCGACCCGCCGCAGGGATACATGGACGCGGGCGAGCGCGTGCCGGTCGTTGCGAACTCGCGGGTCAGCGCGCCCGGCGGGACGGTCATCGGCTACGCGCTCCAGTCGCGCCAGTATCCGAACCCGGAAAAGCGCCACATCAACCCGTTGTACGTCAGTTCGGGCCACCGCGTGAGCGCCGAGACGACCGCGGATTTGGTCTGGCAACTCTGTGCGGGGTACAAACTCCCCGAACCGACGCGGCGGGCGGACGCCTACGCTGATGACGTGAAGGAAACCGTTGATACTTAG